The following proteins are encoded in a genomic region of Arachis ipaensis cultivar K30076 chromosome B02, Araip1.1, whole genome shotgun sequence:
- the LOC107626660 gene encoding uncharacterized protein LOC107626660 produces MLAIEGTILTVKHNTTELEITFGQDDLASTGPNLDDPVVISIQTGELLVRKVQNNKIATVHSYHQQARQCYNASLKKISIQPRANQGTKMIHTTTEVLTLSELDPREDFQERPQPIDELQKILLTTKAEQFTYIGRALEGEKRTKLIRVLQDNADLFAWTPADMLGIDPNIICHKLSINKTSKPIAQKKRNLGAEKMKAALEETKKLLNTGFIKELRFTTWLSNVVMILMHQEDQSKTAFITEHGNLCYKVMPFGLKNAGATYQQLMDKVFQQQIGRNMEIYVDDMVAKISILTKPELAGRLTKWSVELSEYDVQYQPRKTPRLQILADFISELTTEDKQTEHNWKLYVDGAANKAGSGAGVTLKEGEQVIAEQSLQFSFPASNNQVEYEALLAGLKLAQDLQIAHLTVYCDSLLVVQQIKGEFQVKDPLLEKYWLITKDLISKFHKLEIIHVSREQNTRADVLSKLATTRPQSHTPTLSQLTLDKPSFELNSILSITQEKDWRTLFLEYIKTRVIPTDEQNQKLFRRRASYYTIVRDNLYRRGFSQPLLRCISKNEAETVMAETHEGVCGNHIGGRALSAKILRTGYYWPTMKRDCFAKVKKCDNCQKHAMISTTPAEELHTLEVSWPFDRWGLDILGPFPKAPGQPL; encoded by the exons ATGCTGGCAATCGAAGGAACAATACTTACAGTAAAACACAACACAACAGAGCTAGAGATAACCTTTGGACAGGACGACCTAGCCTCAACAGGCCCAAACCTCGACGACCCAGTGGTGATCTCCATCCAAACAGGAGAGTTATTGGTAAGAAAG GTACAAAACAACAAGATAGCAACAGTACATTCATACCATCAACAAGCTCGGCAATGCTACAATGCAAGCCTAAAGAAAATCAGCATACAACCAAGAGCTAATCAAGGGACGAAGATGATCCACACCACGACCGAGGTACTGACACTCTCCGAGTTGGATCCAAGGGAGGACTTCCAGGAGAGGCCTCAACCAATAGACGAACTCCAGAAGATTCTCCTGACGACAAAGGCCGAACAGTTTACCTATATCGGCCGAGCTCTAGAAGGAGAAAAGAGAACAAAGCTAATAAGAGTACTCCAAGACAATGCCGACTTATTTGCCTGGACACCAGCAGACATGCTAGGGATAGATCCGAATATAATCTGCCACAAGCTCTCCATAAACAAAACAAGTAAGCCAATTGCCCAGAAAAAGAGGAACCTCGGAGCAGAAAAAATGAAAGCAGCCCTTGAAGAGACAAAGAAACTTCTCAACACCGGCTTTATCAAAGAGCTCCGCTTCACCACATGGCTCTCaaatgtggtaatg ATCCTCATGCACCAAGAAGATCAAAGCAAAACAGCTTTTATAACAGAACACGGAAATTTGTGTTACAAAGTTATGCCGTTTGGTCTTAAGAATGCAGGAGCAACATACCAGCAACTCATGGACAAAGTCTTCCAACAACAAATAGGAAGGAATATGGAGATCTATGTAGATGATATGGTAGCAAAAATCTCG ATCCTAACCAAGCCCGAGCTGGCTGGGCGTCTAACGAAGTGGTCCGTTGAGCTCTCCGAATATGACGTACAATACCAACCTCGGAAGACTCCAAGACTGCAAATACTAGCCGACTTTATCTCTGAGCTGACAACCGAGGACAAACAAACAGAACATAACTGGAAACTCTATGTAGATGGCGCAGCAAACAAGGCTGGAAGTGGAGCCGGCGTAACACTTAAAGAAGGCGAACAGGTCATAGCCGAGCAGTCATTGCAATTCTCCTTTCCAGCAAGCAATAACCAAGTGGAATATGAAGCTCTTCTAGCCGGACTAAAGCTCGCCCAGGATTTGCAAATAGCTCACCTCACTGTATATTGTGATTCCCTACTCGTCGTCCAGCAGATCAAAGGCGAGTTCCAGGTAAAAGATCCTTTGTTAGAGAAATACTGGCTCATAACAAaggatcttatttcaaaatttcataaattagaaataatacatGTGAGCAGAGAACAAAACACAAGAGCCGATGTTTTATCTAAGTTAGCAACAACAAGGCCACAATCACACACGCCAACACTTTCACAATTAACACTTGACAAACCAAGCTTTGAATTAAATAGCATATTGAGCATTACACAGGAAAAAGATTGGAGGACACTGTTTCTCGAATACATCAAAACACGAGTCATCCCAACAGACGAACAAAACCAAAAACTCTTTCGAAGAAGAGCAAGCTACTATACAATCGTTAGAGACAACCTATACAGGCGAGGATTTTCACAACCACTCCTAAGATGCATAAGCAAAAACGAAGCTGAAACGGTAATGGCGGAGACCCATGAAGGGGTATGCGGTAACCACATTGGAGGCCGAGCATTATCCGCCAAAATATTGCGAACAGGATACTATTGGCCAACAATGAAGAGAGACTGCTTTGCCAAAGTAAAAAAATGCGACAATTGCCAAAAACATGCCATGATATCCACAACACCCGCAGAAGAGCTACACACTCtagaggtaagctggcctttcgATAGATGGGGGTTGGATATCCTCGGCCCCTTTCCGAAAGCACCAGGACAG CCACTGTAA
- the LOC107623551 gene encoding cyclic nucleotide-gated ion channel 1 — MTEKKFVRFEDWRSDSSTSIIEKYDLSTDGFFKRKVIKKPGATPTNNKSDGKESTNKKCCTKIKVLDPQGPLLQKWNKIFVIICVMAISVDPLFLYIPVINEEKKCLSLDKRLEIVACALRTFFDLFYIIRILFQFRTGFIAPSSRVFGRGELIHDTKAIVIRYLCSDFIIDILSIIPLPQMYILAILPIPSSTFPYKVKNMLKFTILAQYVPRLLRLYLLFKEVTSTCGILTETAWAGAAYNLFLYMLASHVVGAFWYLFSIEAEVRCWHKVVKFHNYSSYVYLSCGGMANNNPQVQLLLSKDNYCQLENPDDIKDQNVFNFGIYTQALMAHIVGSSTDFPQKFFFCFWWGFRNLSSLGQNLLCSTYIGENIFAILIAIFGLVLFSSLIGNMQKYLQSTTVRVEEMRIKRRDAERWMSHRMLPDCIRERIRRYLQYKWQQNRGVEEEALIRNLPKDLRRDIRRHLCLKLLTRVPMFENMNKQLLDAMCDRLKPVLYTEKSYIVCEGDPVDEMLFIMRGNLRTATTNGGRTGFFNSSELRAGDFCGEELLTWALDPNCTPSLPISTRTVETISEVEAFALMADDLKFVASQFRRVINSKQLQHTFRFYSLQWKTWAACFIQAAWRRYRKKKAERVLREAEEVQSFGMEDGYSNNSSSSSPSFVATVYAQKFAANALRPIRSGKRTNKVPPPTQRLLPLLPQKPAEPDFTSQKH, encoded by the exons ATGACTGAGAAAAAGTTTGTTAG ATTTGAGGATTGGAGATCAGATTCAAGTACAAGCATTATTGAAAAGTATGATCTATCCACTGATGGATTCTTCAAAAGAAAAGTTATAAAAAAACCAGGTGCAACTCCTACTAATAATAAAAGTGATGGAAAAGAATCAACCAATAAAAAGTGTTGTACCAAGATCAAGGTTCTTGATCCACAAGGTCCATTGCTTCAAAAATGGAACAAAATCTTTGTGATCATATGTGTTATGGCAATTTCTGTGGACCCTCTATTCCTCTACATTCCTGTGATCAATGAAGAGAAGAAGTGCCTTAGTTTGGATAAAAGATTGGAGATTGTTGCTTGTGCTCTTAGAACATTCTTTGATCTTTTCTACATTAttaggatcttgtttcagtttaGAACAGGGTTTATTGCACCTTCTTCACGTGTGTTTGGAAGGGGTGAGTTGATTCATGACACAAAAGCCATTGTCATCAGATACTTGTGCTCAGATTTCATCATTGATATTCTATCAATTATTCCACTTCCTCAG ATGTACATCTTAGCTATCCTTCCAATACCATCAAGCACATTTCCATACAAGGTGAAGAACATGTTGAAGTTCACAATTCTAGCTCAGTATGTGCCAAGACTTCTGAGGTTGTATCTTTTATTCAAAGAAGTGACAAGCACTTGTGGTATTCTCACTGAGACAGCATGGGCTGGTGCTGCCTATAATCTTTTTCTATATATGCTTGCAAGTCAT GTGGTTGGAGCTTTCTGGTACTTGTTCTCAATAGAAGCAGAGGTTAGGTGTTGGCACAAGGTGGTGAAATTTCATAATTACTCCAGTTATGTATACCTTAGCTGTGGTGGAATGGCCAACAATAATCCACAAGTTCAATTACTTTTGAGCAAGGATAATTATTGCCAGCTTGAGAACCCTGATGACATAAAAGATCAAAATGTTTTCAATTTTGGAATATATACTCAGGCTCTAATGGCTCATATTGTAGGATCAAGTACAGATTTTCCTCAGAAGTTCTTCTTCTGTTTTTGGTGGGGTTTTCGCAACTTAAG TTCTCTTGGACAAAACCTCTTGTGTAGTACTTACATTGGGGAGAATATATTTGCTATCCTCATTGCCATCTTTGGATTGGTTCTGTTCTCATCACTCATTGGAAACATGCAG AAATATCTACAATCTACAACTGTAAGAGTTGAAGAGATGAGGATCAAAAGGAGGGACGCGGAGCGGTGGATGTCGCACCGGATGCTACCGGATTGCATAAGAGAAAGGATCAGAAGGTATTTGCAGTACAAATGGCAACAGAATAGGGGTGTTGAGGAGGAAGCATTGATTAGAAACCTTCCTAAAGATCTCAGAAGAGACATTAGGCGTCATCTTTGCTTGAAATTACTTACAAGA GTGCCAATGTTTGAGAACATGAACAAACAATTGTTGGATGCAATGTGTGACAGACTGAAGCCAGTTCTTTACACAGAGAAGAGCTACATAGTTTGCGAAGGCGATCCGGTCGACGAAATGCTCTTCATTATGCGGGGAAACCTCAGAACCGCCACGACAAATGGCGGCAGAACAGGCTTCTTCAACTCCTCTGAGCTGAGGGCTGGTGACTTCTGTGGAGAAGAGCTTTTGACATGGGCCTTGGATCCAAATTGCACACCAAGTTTACCAATTTCAACAAGAACTGTTGAAACCATATCTGAAGTTGAAGCTTTTGCTCTCATGGCTGATGACTTGAAGTTTGTTGCTTCGCAATTTCGAAGAGTTATAAACAGCAAACAACTCCAGCATACTTTCAG ATTCTACTCCTTACAATGGAAGACATGGGCAGCATGTTTCATCCAAGCAGCATGGCGAAGATACCGGAAGAAGAAGGCAGAGAGAGTGTTGCGCGAAGCCGAAGAGGTGCAATCTTTTGGAATGGAGGATGGATATAGCAACAACAGCAGCTCATCATCACCAAGCTTTGTTGCCACAGTTTATGCACAAAAGTTTGCAGCCAATGCTCTTAGACCCATAAGAAGTGGCAAACGCACCAACAAAGTTCCGCCTCCGACACAGAGGTTACTACCACTTCTGCCTCAGAAACCAGCTGAACCAGACTTCACCTCTCAGAAGCATTAA